The Ziziphus jujuba cultivar Dongzao chromosome 7, ASM3175591v1 genome includes a region encoding these proteins:
- the LOC125423960 gene encoding large ribosomal subunit protein bL19c-like, protein MGRFFGSLSKTYSSCLNESSTICSNGLPSVSASVIYHGPQLVKCAAVLPPFPIRCITTVGNSLESASHDTSASVSVVAPCIKFKRLDKTARHIMQSIDKEAVEEVKAHREIPDIKPGYIMQLNVEVAENKRHVSILKGIVIARCNAGLNITFRIRRLVAGVGVESLFPLYSPNIKEIKVLD, encoded by the exons ATGGGTCGCTTTTTTGGCTCTTTGTCCAAG ACATATTCCAGCTGCCTAAATGAGTCATCAACAATCTGTAGTAATGGTTTACCATCAGTATCAGCGTCAGTCATATATCATGGACCACAGTTGGTTAAATGTGCAGCAGTGCTACCTCCTTTCCCCATCAGGTGCATTACAACAGTGGGAAATTCACTTGAATCAGCCTCACATGATACATCTGCATCTGTTTCCGTTGTAGCTCCCTGCATCAAATTTAAGAGGCTTGATAAAACTGCCAGACACATAATGCAG AGTATAGATAAGGAAGCTGTTGAGGAAGTGAAGGCGCATAGAGAAATACCAGATATAAAACCTGGTTATATCATGCAACTGAACGTG GAAGTAGCTGAGAACAAGCGACATGTTTCAATTCTAAAAGGCATTGTCATAGCAAGATGTAATGCTGGTTTAAATATTACGTTTAGAATAAGGAGGCTAGTGGCTGGGGTTGGAGTTGAATCCCTTTTTCCACT GTATTCCCCTAATATTAAGGAGATAAAGGTGCTGGACTAA